A window of the Deltaproteobacteria bacterium genome harbors these coding sequences:
- a CDS encoding HD domain-containing protein, whose amino-acid sequence MAKSVFVADLKPGFSVDEVFAAADKQVLVKKDGAGYLTVSLCDSSGRVKAVAWDRVEEIRSAFESGDYVWVKGRVSDYRGELQMVLSELARLDPDGVDPADFLPATRRDTGQMLSQLKELADTIADEDIKALCGSLLADEVMAPALCRAPAAKMMHHAWVGGLLEHTLSVTAMAAKVAAHYTGLDRDMLMAGAIFHDLGKIEEFSLRGAIDYSDVGRLISHVVLGVGVLDRFIARIEGFPAQKAMLLRHMVVSHHGQREFGSPEPPKTLEAVVLNLIDDLDAKVVGIRSFMDSDTGDSAWSAHHKLLGRSFYKGAAR is encoded by the coding sequence ATGGCAAAAAGCGTTTTCGTGGCCGATCTAAAACCCGGTTTTTCCGTTGACGAGGTTTTCGCGGCAGCCGACAAGCAGGTGCTTGTAAAGAAGGACGGGGCGGGATACCTTACGGTGAGCCTCTGCGATTCATCCGGCAGGGTGAAGGCCGTGGCCTGGGACAGGGTGGAGGAGATCAGGTCTGCCTTCGAGAGCGGCGACTACGTCTGGGTTAAGGGCAGGGTCTCCGATTACCGGGGCGAGCTTCAGATGGTTCTTTCCGAACTCGCCCGGCTGGACCCGGACGGCGTGGACCCTGCGGATTTTCTGCCCGCGACGCGAAGGGACACCGGCCAGATGCTTTCCCAGTTGAAGGAGCTGGCCGATACCATTGCAGATGAGGACATAAAGGCCCTGTGCGGAAGCCTTCTGGCGGACGAGGTCATGGCCCCGGCCCTCTGCCGGGCCCCTGCGGCGAAAATGATGCACCACGCCTGGGTGGGGGGGCTTTTGGAGCACACCCTGTCGGTGACGGCAATGGCGGCCAAGGTGGCGGCCCATTACACGGGACTTGACCGGGACATGCTCATGGCCGGGGCCATTTTTCACGACCTGGGAAAGATCGAGGAATTTTCGCTCAGGGGGGCCATAGACTACTCGGACGTGGGAAGGCTCATCAGCCACGTGGTGCTTGGGGTGGGCGTCCTTGACCGGTTCATCGCCCGGATCGAGGGCTTTCCGGCGCAAAAGGCCATGCTTTTGAGGCACATGGTGGTGAGCCACCACGGCCAGCGGGAGTTCGGCTCCCCGGAGCCTCCCAAGACCCTGGAGGCAGTGGTGCTGAACCTGATTGACGATCTTGACGCCAAGGTGGTGGGGATAAGGAGTTTCATGGACAGCGACACCGGCGATTCCGCCTGGAGCGCCCATCACAAGCTGTTGGGCCGCAGCTTCTACAAAGGGGCGGCCCGATGA
- the surE gene encoding 5'/3'-nucleotidase SurE produces MKILVTNDDGIHAPGLAALAETLGKFHDVTVVAPDRERSAVSHAITLHVPLRVTRVKNGMARALAVNGTPADCVKLALLELLDFAPDLVFSGINPGPNVGVNLHYSGTVSAAREAAILGFPAVAVSLSRHEVRHYATAANYAVKIAEWMAEEGLPKGVFLNVNVPDLPEAEVKGVRCCRQGRASIEAAFQKRTDPRNQVYYWQGAETMLLGDSPDEDGVALSEDMISVTPVKCDITDHDFLRRLENMKF; encoded by the coding sequence ATGAAAATTCTTGTCACCAACGACGACGGCATCCACGCGCCGGGGCTAGCGGCCCTTGCGGAAACCCTTGGAAAATTCCACGACGTGACCGTGGTGGCCCCGGACAGGGAGCGAAGCGCCGTCAGCCACGCCATAACACTCCACGTGCCCTTGCGGGTCACCCGCGTAAAAAACGGCATGGCCCGCGCCCTGGCTGTGAACGGCACCCCGGCGGACTGCGTGAAGCTGGCCCTTCTGGAGCTTCTGGACTTTGCCCCGGACCTGGTTTTTTCCGGCATCAACCCGGGGCCCAACGTGGGGGTGAACCTGCATTATTCGGGCACGGTGTCGGCTGCGCGGGAGGCCGCCATACTGGGATTTCCGGCGGTGGCGGTGTCTCTTTCGCGGCACGAGGTGCGCCACTACGCCACTGCGGCCAATTATGCCGTAAAGATCGCCGAATGGATGGCCGAAGAGGGCCTTCCCAAAGGGGTGTTTTTAAACGTCAACGTGCCCGACCTGCCCGAAGCCGAGGTAAAGGGGGTGCGCTGCTGCCGCCAGGGCCGGGCCAGCATCGAGGCGGCGTTTCAGAAGCGCACGGACCCCAGGAACCAGGTCTATTACTGGCAGGGCGCGGAGACCATGCTTTTGGGGGACAGCCCGGATGAAGACGGCGTGGCCCTTTCCGAGGACATGATCTCTGTGACGCCGGTTAAATGCGACATCACGGATCATGATTTTCTTCGGCGGCTGGAGAATATGAAGTTTTAG
- a CDS encoding LPS-assembly protein LptD, with protein sequence MKRTFLTFLAALAALLIVSRSPALAEGPDATAFPGDPTEPWVITCDLIEHSESEDVYTATGNVKAERGKQSMTADRVVWKRAAGLMRADGNVKVNSGSDSVSGDFLDMDIEAKTGETRNALLFVGDKRLYIRAGALKKTGEATFSFSKGSVTACKGDKPDWQITASGVTLTLEGYGHARNTTLWMGGIPVLYSPYLFFPVKTKRATGLLAPQLGRSSRRGIFWEQPLFIVPADNWDVTLYENYMERRGNQVGAELRVVPDATSKIWLYGAYLSDRQVDYGEGDYGYVGDDYPRTNTERYWFAGMFNKSWAGGVKLKADLDYLSDQDYLREFKGGAMGFDAVNKALLRNFARSLDDYDSSVRDNRIFLHKSFRLTELSGGVLWRDDVVARIFDETDPTAQKVPYINFALGRTPVFKNSALPLVADFSALADNIHRKDMDKGVRLNLHPRLSLPFNLGRVFSVEPSAGLTHTSYFINSPQGGDDADSHASRQVGDFALDVSNRLHKDYADSFRHVIFTTLSYRLVDDVDQNDLPHFDATDRLAPENSVTLSVVNHLLSREDQGVIRPVCYFLLSETYDIREADEEDPALWAEPGEHRPFSPVTARLELAPLNNLSAYAEARFSPYEKAFTYAATGMGFTTPTGHRLFADYYKTRDASEYVSLSADIKASSAFTFYGRYQRDLFADARVETSFGLIYTSDCWSLDLGYLDEPGEQQYTIRINLRGLGGIGGSFNPFD encoded by the coding sequence ATGAAAAGGACATTTCTCACATTCCTGGCCGCACTGGCGGCGCTCCTGATTGTAAGCCGCTCCCCGGCCCTGGCCGAGGGCCCGGACGCAACCGCCTTTCCGGGCGACCCGACAGAGCCCTGGGTCATCACCTGCGATCTCATCGAGCATTCCGAAAGCGAAGACGTTTACACCGCCACGGGAAACGTCAAGGCCGAGCGCGGAAAACAGAGCATGACCGCCGACCGGGTGGTTTGGAAACGGGCCGCAGGGCTCATGAGGGCCGACGGCAACGTGAAGGTGAACTCGGGCTCCGATTCGGTTTCCGGCGATTTCCTCGACATGGACATCGAGGCCAAGACCGGCGAAACAAGGAACGCCCTGCTTTTCGTGGGGGACAAGCGCCTCTACATAAGGGCCGGGGCTCTTAAGAAAACCGGCGAGGCCACCTTTTCGTTCAGCAAGGGCTCGGTCACGGCCTGCAAGGGCGACAAGCCCGACTGGCAGATCACCGCAAGCGGCGTCACCTTAACCCTCGAAGGCTACGGACACGCCCGGAATACAACTCTTTGGATGGGCGGGATTCCGGTTCTCTACAGCCCCTACCTTTTTTTCCCGGTCAAGACCAAAAGGGCCACCGGCCTTCTGGCCCCCCAGCTTGGCCGCTCCAGCCGCCGGGGCATATTCTGGGAGCAGCCTCTTTTCATCGTTCCCGCCGACAACTGGGACGTCACCCTCTACGAAAACTACATGGAGCGCCGGGGAAACCAGGTGGGCGCGGAACTGCGCGTGGTCCCGGACGCCACCTCCAAAATCTGGCTCTACGGCGCTTATCTTTCCGACAGGCAGGTGGACTACGGCGAGGGCGATTACGGCTACGTGGGGGACGACTACCCGCGCACCAACACCGAACGCTACTGGTTTGCGGGAATGTTCAACAAGTCCTGGGCGGGCGGGGTGAAACTGAAGGCCGACCTGGATTACCTGAGCGACCAGGACTACCTGCGGGAGTTCAAGGGCGGGGCCATGGGCTTTGACGCCGTGAACAAGGCGCTTTTGCGGAATTTCGCCCGCTCCCTTGACGACTACGACTCAAGCGTCCGGGACAACCGCATCTTTCTGCACAAGTCCTTCAGGTTGACGGAACTTTCAGGCGGCGTGCTCTGGCGGGACGACGTGGTGGCGCGAATCTTCGACGAAACCGACCCCACGGCCCAGAAGGTCCCCTACATAAATTTCGCCCTTGGCCGCACCCCCGTCTTTAAAAATTCGGCCCTTCCCCTTGTGGCCGACTTTTCCGCCCTGGCCGACAACATTCACAGAAAGGACATGGATAAGGGCGTGCGCCTCAATCTCCATCCCCGCCTTTCCCTTCCCTTCAACCTTGGCCGCGTGTTTTCCGTGGAGCCCTCGGCCGGGCTCACCCACACGTCCTATTTCATAAACTCGCCCCAAGGTGGGGACGACGCCGATTCCCATGCGTCCAGGCAGGTGGGCGACTTCGCCCTGGATGTTTCCAACAGGCTCCACAAAGACTACGCCGATAGCTTCCGACACGTGATCTTCACCACCCTGTCATACAGGCTGGTTGACGACGTGGACCAGAACGACCTTCCGCATTTCGACGCAACGGACAGGCTGGCCCCCGAAAACAGCGTAACCCTAAGCGTGGTGAACCACCTTCTCTCCAGGGAGGACCAGGGCGTAATCCGGCCCGTGTGCTACTTTTTGCTCTCCGAGACCTACGACATAAGGGAGGCCGACGAAGAAGACCCCGCGCTCTGGGCCGAGCCGGGCGAACACCGCCCCTTTTCGCCCGTAACCGCGCGGCTGGAGCTTGCTCCCTTAAACAACCTTTCCGCCTACGCCGAGGCCAGGTTTTCCCCCTACGAAAAGGCCTTCACCTACGCCGCCACCGGCATGGGTTTCACCACGCCCACCGGCCACAGGCTCTTCGCCGACTACTACAAGACCCGCGACGCCTCGGAATACGTGTCCCTTTCCGCCGACATCAAGGCATCTTCGGCCTTCACCTTCTACGGGCGCTACCAGCGCGACCTTTTCGCCGACGCCCGGGTGGAGACCTCCTTCGGACTCATCTACACATCCGACTGCTGGAGCCTCGATTTGGGATACCTGGACGAGCCGGGCGAGCAGCAGTACACCATAAGAATCAACCTTCGGGGCCTCGGAGGTATAGGCGGCTCATTCAACCCCTTCGACTAG